The genomic DNA TGGTGCAAACCACAGCTCAGAGAGGCTTGTTGTTCTACAGTTCTGGTCCAATAGGAGACTTTGTTGCAATGGAAATTGAAAATGGTCTCATTAAAATTCATATTGGAAAAGGGAAGGATAGAACTCAGCTTTCTTCTCTCACCCCAGTCAATGATAACCGCTGGCACTCTGTTGAACTGAAATTTTCTGCAAAATATATCCAACTCATGATAGAAGAGGAAACAGTAAAAGCATCTTTGCCCTCACAGAGTAAACTTCCTGTTCTTAAGGGGTCCCTTTGTATAGGTGGAGTAAATGATGCTGTCCGGGCAGAAGTGCAGAAACTAGGGTTAGCCTCAGTTTCAGGGAGGTATGCTGAAGGAGGATCATTCAGAGGCTGCTTGAGAGATTTGAAAATGGACTCGCAAAGGAAGACCTTGAAGAATGTCCTTGTAACTAAGGATATTTCAGTTGGATGCAAGTCAGAGAGCGACCTCACTCCAAATACTAGTGTAGCAGCTGTTGGAACAGCAGCTCCAGCTCATGATATTGGCACTGCAATTTCCAAATTCCATGGGAAAGAGAGTCATGACCATTTTTTGATTGTCAACAACTTAATTGTCCCTGAAGGGGGGCAAGCAACTCTTGAATCGAAGCACATTAAAGTCAATGTGGAATTCAAGAAACTAGGCATTCGTCAGTCacagattgtttttaaaattaaaaaccagcCTTCCCATGGCCATTTGAGGTTGAATGTTGAGCCAGAGCAGGAAGAGTCCACATTTACTATGCTAGACTTGTGGCAAGGCAGAGTTTTATATGTCCATGATGGTTCTGAGGAAAGCTATGATTATTTCACTTTCTCCATTTCTACAAGCAGTAAAAAAGAGATGCCTCCGTATTTGAAAGGAAACAAGGATTATATGTTTACCATTACAGTAAGACCAATAAATGATGCTCCAGAACTCATACTCCCAAATGGAAACTTGTTTTTTTCTCTTAGAACACTCTAAGAAACGCCTGACTGTAGACACGATAACTGTTTTAGACAGTGACACAAATATAGCAGACCTTAGTATTATGATACTTGGAAATTTGAACACAGATGCAGGATTTCTAGAAAATTCTAGAATTCCTGAAAAGACTATCGCTGATTTTTCTTACAGGGACTTACAAGATGGCAATGTTTTGTTTGTCCACACAGGAGTTAAGAATTCCAGGCTGGTTCTACGAGCAAGTGATGGGGAGAAAGTCAGCAACACAGTTGTGTTGCGGATTGTCGCTTTACCGTTGCATTATAAATTGGTCAACAACACAGGAGTTGAGGTGGTTCAGGGCAATGTGGCCATGATCAGTCTCAGTCATTTGGCCATTGAGATTAACATGGTTGAGCAAGAGCTGGAGATACGATATGAGATCACAGATCCACCTTGCTTTGGAGAAATCCAGAGGCGCCATGGTGCTGGAGAATGGAAGAAAACAATATCTTTTTCTCAACGCTCCATTGAACGTGGCCGTGTAAGATATGCTTCTACCTTCAAAGCCATGCAAATGGATAATGTCCTGGAGAACTTTAAATTTAAAGTTACCATTGGTAGCATAATAAGTGAAGAGTTTCTGTTTCCTGTCATGGTGAAATGGTTGAGGTATAACTTCTTGAGACATGTGCCATTAGTAATTGATAAATCAAAGCGAGAATACCTTACCTCCAGCAATCTTCTTGTTGTGATTGCAGATGCGGAAGTTCCAGAAAATGAATTGTATTATAAATTATACTCATTGCCTGAGAAAGGAAGCATTCTGCTTAATAATTTACCTTTGCAAATAAATTCAAGCTTTAGCCAGCAGAACATTTCTGATAATAAAGTGGAATATCAGTTGATCAATAGGCCCCTTGAGGAAACCCAGGATTCATTTCAGTTTctaatttttacaaaatatgtgaTATCAAATACCTATGATTTCAAAATTGACATTAAAACAGACCCCTGGAGCATTCTTTTGACAAACAGTGGTCTCACTGTTACTGAGGGAGAAGGAAAACTGATAACAGAATTGGAATTATTTGCACAAACCATTGATGATAAGACCTTCCAGTATAAAGTTATCAAGAGTCCTTCCCATGGAAAGTTAGCACTTATTAATTTTTCTGATTCCCCAGAAAGTAACAATAATCTCACTGGTTTCACAAATCAGGATATAATTGACAAACGTCTTATGTATGTGCATGATGACTCTGAAACACAGTATGATGAAATTGATATCACAGCTACTGCTATAAAATTTGGGGAATGGGCAAACTCTGACATGGGAACAAAACCATCTTTATCAGCGGAGATCAAATTTAACATTTCTATCCAGCTGAAAAATGATGAGAAACCAGTACGTGTAGTAGATAAGGTGTTTCATGTTGTTAAGAATGGAAGGAAGCTGTTGACATTGGCTGATCTTTGTTACCATGATCCTGATATTGATTTTGATGATATGCAATTGTTGTATACAAGGCGTGGCATTCCAAATGGAGACTTGGTTTTTGTCAACAAAACCTCTCAAAGACTCTATCAATTCAAGCAAGAAGACTTAGCACGAAAACGAGTCCTGTTTGTCCACCATGGAGCAAACTATGGCCGTTTTGTGCTCTTCGTCACTGACGGGAAGCACTATACATCATCACTGCTAGAAGTAAGTGCTTCAGACCCTTACATCCACCTAGCAAATAATACAGGTTTATTGATCCAGAAAGGAAGAGCAGAAACAATCACCACAGCTAATTTGAGTATTACCACAAACCAAGACATTAGAAGTGATCATGAAATTGCGTTTGAGATTTTTTCATCTCCAAAGTATGGACAGGTCTTTGTAAATAATTTATCACAGGGTACTTTCACTCAGCATGATCTTAAAATGGGACATGTGACGTACAGGCATGATGATAGTAGCAATTTGGTTGACAAGTTTAACTTCACAGTATATGCTAAAAGGGTCCAGCTGGATGCTGAAATGAATATCCGTATATACTTGGAGAGCCATCAGCGTCCACCAGTGATTGTACATAACAGCAGCCTGTTGGTTGAAGAAGgaaaaccagttaaaatcagTAAAGGAAAATTGCTGGTAAGCTGAAGTAGTCTAATAATTAACAATACtatgttttgaatgtatttttgtaTACTGTAAGCACATTCCCAGGCCTACACATTTTACCATGCCCTTTAAGCAATGGCCTGGTGCTAGAAGTGTCTGCAGGGATGATTCTGTGGTGGCTGGCACCTTTTTCCTCCTGGGGTAGCATAACTACACTGGGGAAAACACAGAGAAGTGTGGGGCATGGTAAGCTTGTGTTCACTGCACCTGCCCAGAACAGGGATTTTTGTCTTCATCAGCTTACATTAAACTGTCAATATGTACCCTAGTGGTCTCAACCAGGCTAGATGTGTATGCTCCAGTTGATACTATAAGCTAAAAAGAGCTCAAACAGAATAACCCACCATCATACTGACCACATTCAATCCTCATTATCCTTGTTTgactttgggagggggggggaacagatgTAGTGCTGGCTAGAGgacaaaattatattaaaaaataatttttcatccttaaccaaaaaaaaaaaaaaaaaacaagaaaaagcttCCTGTCACATCTAGAGGATGCACTTATgcttatttgtaaataaatatggGTTGCGGGGGTGCGGATGGATTTGCTTTAAAAGTAGAGTTTTGCattgaaaacatgtttttcagcaaaaaagtaacttttttctaCAGGAAGTATTGCACAAACACGTTTTCCATGCCACCCCTGCCCCCCATATGTTCTGCACAAAAGCCACATTTTTGTCACCAGtagttttcaaaagaaaagaaagcttggTAGTTTGAGTACTGGAAATCCTTActgaaatccccactcagtcagggaaacccattgggttaacTTATGCAATTCAacgacttgaagaaacacaacaacaagaagttttATCTACTTTGGCAAGTATCCATTCCATCACCACTCTACCAGTGAATGAGCCTTCTGTGATTTAATTGTTAAGATTTAAATACAACTGCATGGAAAAAGCCTACTTATCATGTGTCTTTAATGAATTATGCATCTGATTTATAAGGTTGTGCATGAAAACAATTTGCCATCAGAGATAGAGTTCAAAGTAATGTCACCTCCACTCTATGGGTACCTTCGGAAGTTTACATCAGAGGAAGGCTATTTTGGAGCAGAAGAAAATCCAGTGTTGTCCTTTACCCAGCAAGATATCAATGATGGGAACATCCAATATGTGCAGACCAGTTCCAACCAGCTCCAAGATAAGTTTTCTTTGGACGTGACTAACGGCATCCAGGCAGTCAGTGGAATAAAAATTGTGGTAGACATCATCCCAAAACTCATCCCATTAGAAGTACACAACTTCACAGTTGCCGAAGGGGGATCAATAACTCTGGAAGAAGATTTTCTAAAAATTGCTAATAGCCATTTTGTGGGGCTCAATTGTGAATTTAATGTAATCGAGGCACCAAAATATGGGCGTATTTCAACCTCTCAGTTTCCTGGAGTGGCACTAACTAAATTCACAAGGAAACAGGTAAGGATGctccatgatgttttctgtttAGTAGTATTTTGGTTTTAAGCAGAATGGATTATGGTTTGGAGATCATGTAACACATTTTGCCAGGTTTCCACCTAGCTCAGTACCTTGCCTCTTATTATTAGACCTAGGGAATCcaactagaccacaagttgaacatgagtcaaaagtgtgatgcggcagctaacaaggccaatgtgattttaggctgcatcaatagaagtatagtgtctagatcaagggaagtaatagtgccactctattctgcattggtcaggcctcacctgaaatattgtgtccagttctgggcaccacaattaaaaaagtacactgagaaactggagtgtgtccaaaggaaggcaactaaaatggtgaggggtctggcaaccatgtcctatgaggaacgacttagggagctgggtatgtttagcctggagaagagaaggttaagagatgatatgatagtcctgtttaaatatttgaagggatgtcatattgaggagggagcaagcttgttttctgctgctccagagaacaggaccagaaaCAGTGGATGCACgttataggaaaagaaattccacctcaacattaggagaaactgcctgacagtaagggctgctcggcAGTGAGACAcgctcccttggagtatagtggagtttccttccttggaggtttttaaatagaggctggatagccatctattggggatgctttgattgagagttcctacatggcaggggttggactggatggcccctgtggtctcttccaactgtatgattctatgaccttcccattttttaattttaattgttttctataATAGTATATAATAATGTAAATGAAACAGGCCCATAATGATGTGACAGGATAAACTGACAATTGTTGCAGAACTGGTGTGGCTTTTGACACCGTGGATTCTTAGTTTGGTGACTCTCTTCTTTTTAGGTAGAACAAGGATTAATCTTATATATTCATGAAGATAGTGAACAGCTTCTTGACAGTTTCACCATCATAGCAAACAGCACAGAACTATGGAAACAGAGTCTGCCTCAAAAGATATATGTGATTATTACACCAGTAAATGATGAAGCTCCTGTTGTAAAGAGAAACAAAATTCTTCGGGTAAGTTGTGTGCATCTTCTAACACTAAATGTTGGTATCTTCTTTCTAATAAACAGAAACATGTAAATTTCTTAGATATGATACTCTGTTCTTTAACATTTTTCATATGTATGAAAAATACTGCTTATCCATGGGTTTATCTACATTGCATGAACACTGTATGATTTTTCTACACTCATCTTCAGGGCTCaaacttgtatttattttttaatacaaaACTAGGGcagaatatattttgaaataatttttaaaaaccgtATTCATATTACATAGTTATAGTGAGTTCTGCTATAACATATTTTTACAATGTGAATTGTCAATAACATGATTAGTTAATAGAGGAATATAATTTGCAGAACAAAGCACTTAATTGGCTATAGCACTATTCCATCTTGAGCATTCAAAACTGGCATCTCTCCACATGTCAGCAGTTAAGTAGCAACACTGCCTCTCCTTGTCTTAGTTCAGTTTTTCAGCTGTGTAGTTTGAGAAGTGTGTGACTGAAGTGAGGTGAATAGAAGACAGGGGAGAGGGCATTTGCATAAGATTTTAGGTCAGGAATGGGTGAATGGAAATAGGAGGTGGGAGTGTTTCAAGAGATGAAATTTTAAGTTGGGTCATGAGTAAATGAAGGCTGAGGGAGTATTTGAACAACATTTGACTGTCACAGTAAGCCAGGGCTTGTCTGTGCCAAGGCACAGCAAGTGTTATTACCTGTTTAAAGTACTGGGCAATCTCTCCATTTTTCAGAGGCTTGTGGGGCATATGTTGCACATCCCTGCCATAAATACctattttcatgttttttcaATGGTATGGGCTCCATTTAtacttataaataaaatgtattcattAAAATTTGTGGCAAATTAAATATCCTAGCTACCACAGCACCTATGTGATGTGAATTAGTCTCTTGAGAGATGagatatgttttggattttggattattatttgaatattttcccaGTAAAATTATTACCGTATACTGCTGTAAATGAgcaaaaatgcaattttatttatttagttaattagTTAAGGCTTATTGTTTTAAACATAGATACTGTATAGTGGTTTGCCTGGTATTACAGGAATATAACCACCAGGGGgccatgttttcatttttgtggaAGTTCTCCATTCACCAAAAATGATTCAGATTGTTGTAGTTAATTTAATTGTCTAGGAGAGAAGGGGAAATGCATCTAGCCTCGACTGAAATCATAAAAAACATAAATATGGAAGAATTTACTATGATTTTGATAGTTTCATTTGCCTAATGATTAATTTGACTCTCAAATTGTTTTGATAGCTCAATAGGCAAACCCAAACCCTAATAGCCAATACAGAATCTAGGAGGTCATGCATTAAAATACTCCACAGCATGACCTTGGAGCAAATATCATTCATAGTAGGAAGCTTATCTGGGAGTTGAGTTTCAGATTGAAATAAGTTAATTCATagcctccagtatttcacagatgaaaactgggacacgtgtagCCAACTAACATCAGAATGgtgtcaagatgtcaaaagttattaataaggaaaaacatgcaagctaggagaggctgcagcagtgtgcttttgcctgaacctgcaGGGAAGAGCCAGGTCAAAGGTGGAAAGTGGAGtagaagaaaaaaacaggaaatgtttaatgtgatgacagaggattaatcagggctgtcctgccaaattgggacacttgGTGGTATGTTAACTGGACAGTGCATATACCTTCAGCTTTTGATAAACCTGATTGCCAACAAGCCTTTTGTTCATTTCCATTCGGTGCTTCCTAATGATGCTTTTGAGAATCGTTTTCAGAGGTGGCCAGTCAATGCCATCTTTCTTTTGTAACCTTTCTGAGTGTGACtgaattgacccatggataatttTTTAGGtgactttttgactaaaatttctcaacttatgcatgagtatattcAATACTTGTTTAGTTACACTGAAATTGAGAAAAACCTATCCCTCTGGTTTTGGCAGAAATGACTGACTTTTTCTGAATGCAAATGCAGAATTCCAGTCTCATGGTAATAATTTATCCTGCCAGGGGGACAGGGatacttgagagagagagagagagagagagatgtacagGAAAAACAGTGTAAAGGAAATATGGAATTGATCCAAGATCATAGGCAGAAGAACTCCATTCACAGAAAATGCCTCTTTCTGATTTGGGGGGAATCCCTTTGTACCCATAGTTCATCCTTTCAGCAGAATCTGTGACcttctttttaacattttcaggTGGTTACAGGAATTGGGGTGTGGAGGTCAAGTCAGAGTAGATCACATCAGCCAACCCATTAGCATGTACCTACATTTGAATCCAATCCAACATTTTAAATAGAAAGTTGCCAGAATCCTAATTTGGCTACTTAGTTACATCACAATTACTAAGTAACATGTACTGGCTCAACCTCCCCCTCCCACTGCCCGagtccaccttaagagccagGCACTGGATTGTTTGAAGGAGGTCCATTTAGCTTTCAACTTGGATGCAGGGAGGACAGCATTTCCATTCCCTTTTCACCAATGAACAAGCCTGCAACAAGGAGTTGCAACAGGCTGATTGTTGCAGGCTCGCTTGTTGGTAAAAGTGGGgtgaaaatattgtttttcttGGGCTGTGATTGGAGACTTGAACTAATCTTTTTTGCCTGATCCAGTGGCTGatattgcaaaattaaaatgcCTTTATTGCACCTTGAATTTCATGTTTCTGCTTACTTTACTGTCTTATGGTAAATATATACTTTAAGCGACCAAGTATCATCATTAAATTATGTTTTCCTTTAGCAAAATCATCATCAGATATGAATTGACTTAAATTGTTTAAATGAATTagtgaaaaatatgttttgtcGAAGATTATCAGCTCTTTAAATATTAATGTCAATAGTGTTGTGCCATAACTGTTGCAGTTTAAAATCTGAACTTGGTGGCTAGTAAAGTAACAAAAATGTGAAATATAAACGTAcaaataatatactgtacataagaGTACATTACTTACAAATAATATACATAATAGACATTAGCCCTGTTACTGAGAAATGCTCATGTACTAAATGGATGCATAAGTCAATCAGCTCAAAAGAGGGTTGGAGCAAGGAGAGCCTTCAGAATTACCATAAAATCCTGACCCAGTGTGATCACAAAGTCCTGGGCACCTTTAAGACCAATAGTTTTATTAGAATATAagtgtgtattttttaatatgtatCCTCTGGCAATCTGCAAGTTGCAACAGGATAGCCAAGGTATTTAGCCTGGCGTCTTTCTTTTGACCCAGTCTATGAGGTGCTGAGCATGAGCATCAGCTGAGCACATTTATTGCCCCATTTGTTGCAGTCACAGATCTGTCTGCTGTTCAAGACTACAATGAAACTCTGCTACTGTTGGGATAGCTATTGAGATGAGACAGCTTTTTAGTTTCCCCTAGAATTAGTCATACAAAATGCTTTTATAAGCATTCCTCTGGTTCCAGGCTATATACAATGTCTTGTCCTATTTCTTCAAATACTAATTCATGCAGGATGTTGTTTGATGTCTGTTAGAAGTCTTTGTAGTTCTAAATGATTTTCAGTGCTAAGCCAGGGCTGAGCGGACTTCAAGCTTGTTCGGTCTATTTTGTTTCTTTACTAGAATGCTCAGATCCACCACCCACACAAGAATTTAAAGAATAGGGTGCAttctaagtctagaaatttgttTTTAGTAACAGAACAGAACTGAACTCACTGTCCTGTCATCCTAAAGTCCGCTCCTGATTACCCCAAGCTCTCTTCATTTCAGCAACCTAAGTGGTTAAAGCCATgcttttattgctattgttaaacagctgggagtcagaaatccttgCAAATCTATTCCAGATAACTCAGAAATCTATCAGTAGATCCATCCTCTGGCTTACCTCTGTGCTTGACAATTGATTGTCTTATCACTCCATATGGTTACTGCACCTTATAGTTCAACTTCAGATAAGTAGAATTATTTTTGTGTAatactttcctttttattttaaaggtcTGGGTGGATTCAGTCACGGAAATAACAATGAATGATCTTTGCACAGAAGATAAAGATTCCATTCCTGCAGAACTTGTGTATTCTGTTTCTCCTCCAAACAATGGTCACCTGGCTCTCAAGTCTTTTCCAAACAAAAGTATCCTTAATTTTACCCAAGCTCACATTGAGGAAGGACAATTAGTGTTTGTTCATAGGGGTATGTCATTTTGTCAGTGGAATATTCATGTCAATTTTAATGATGTCATTCTGTTAAGTCTCATTCACTAGGCTGGGAAACTTTACTTCTCCAGAATTACATTGCTTTCAGAATCTACATAGAATTAAATTTACATTGTAAACATTCTGTGATATTGTCACCTGTCGAGTTGTAAACAAAGTCCACAGGATTCAACCACTTgcaatgtatttgttgtttttaactaccctcaagttgactatgacttatggtgaccctgtgtatgaggcatctccaagacccctatcCTCTGCTGCTTTGCTTAGGACCTGTAAATTCacacccatgacctccctggttgagtctatccatctggtgagtggtcttctcatgatgtggccaaagtacagtagattcagtttcatcatctttgcttccagggagagtccagGAGTTGATTtgtcaaagacccatttgtttgtctttttgactgtccatgatatcctcagcactcttctccagcatggcatctcaaataagtttaatttttttctgtcagtattcttcactgtccatcttccACATTCGTACATGGTaaggggaatataatggcttgggcaattctgactttagtgctctgttgtatatatttacacttcagaatcttgtccAGTTTTTTCATGGCTTCCCtttccattcttagtcttcttcttatttcttgactgcagtctccattcttatTGATATTTGATCCACGGTATGGGAACTctgtaattatttcaattttattatctaggctgaatttagTAGATCatcctggtcattatttttgccatATATAGTTTTGTTTTAATAGACCAAAACCCAAAATGACTGAGATAGAACCTGTTCCAACAAATCTATTCCTTTCctcccactgggttaccttgttGTCCCAGCCAGTGGTTACACCGGGAccaaataaaatcacattttttaaGGAGGTGAATCACAATGCCAAGAAGCAGAAGTGACTTATTCTCATTCTGTAGGCTTGTCAGGTTTTCAATTGGACTCTTGTGGAATTGTTGTTTCCCTGAGACTGCAAATGGGAAGAGAGATATCAAACAGCTCTGGAGGAGGGatggggaattattattattattattattattatttgcaggcATGATTGTTTGGAGTCCATCTGTACTCATTTTGGGCTAGTGGCAGGCCTCTGCTCAGCATGAAGATGCTTTTATAGGTGTGGCACATGCACTATTTTTATGACAACATGGGCTCATTATGGCACTTGGAGCCATGAGAGGAATGGTTGCAAGTGTTGCATCTTGTGAGCCTTGTTGTACAAACCCTGGCAAGAGGAAGGCAGGGCTTCAGGGGAGGGAGCTTCACAAAAGGTGGCAATGCTCCTTCACAAACCCCAGCAGCTGTATAGGGCCTGGAAAAACTCCCCTCGTATTATGTAGAGAATGGAAGCTACTACTGGGTACGTTTTGGCACCTTCCTGGCTGCTAAAAAATGCTCAACACTTCTGATTTTATGTGATTAGCCAGGTTTACCCAACCTATGTGTCCTTTTGCGTGCATCTCTCTCAGGCCACAGTTCTCTTTCATTTCCACAGTTAGCTGACCTGCCCTACTCTGTGACATAATAAGGGCCCTTCACTGGTTTGAAGGTTTTCTTTCCAAAGAGGAATGAAATTTTGCTGACGTCACAACCCTGTCACTGTCAGTATGCTGGCTTCTTTGGGTAGGGAGACTGGAATTATCAGTAGCTTAAAGAAATACAAGAAAGACATACTGTACAGTATCTACTGCTAAGCTACTGGTAAGCCTCAATGCACTGGAATTCTAATCGGCTCAAAAATgcgagatttttttttgttttctagaCATACCTCTATTAACAATGCCCCTgtcaaagaagctcctttttacaaagcctttttgtCAAAAATTGCTAGATTTTTGGGGTCATGTAGGCATACCTCTATTAAATCAAAAATTCTGAGTAAACTTTGCCTTCACACAAATGTATCTCTGTCTTTTTGTAGGTGCTATGTCTGGGGGCTTCAATTTTCAGGTTACAGATGGCTTGAACTTTTCACCC from Sceloporus undulatus isolate JIND9_A2432 ecotype Alabama chromosome 2, SceUnd_v1.1, whole genome shotgun sequence includes the following:
- the LOC121923609 gene encoding chondroitin sulfate proteoglycan 4-like; its protein translation is MILGNLNTDAGFLENSRIPEKTIADFSYRDLQDGNVLFVHTGVKNSRLVLRASDGEKVSNTVVLRIVALPLHYKLVNNTGVEVVQGNVAMISLSHLAIEINMVEQELEIRYEITDPPCFGEIQRRHGAGEWKKTISFSQRSIERGRVRYASTFKAMQMDNVLENFKFKVTIGSIISEEFLFPVMVKWLRYNFLRHVPLVIDKSKREYLTSSNLLVVIADAEVPENELYYKLYSLPEKGSILLNNLPLQINSSFSQQNISDNKVEYQLINRPLEETQDSFQFLIFTKYVISNTYDFKIDIKTDPWSILLTNSGLTVTEGEGKLITELELFAQTIDDKTFQYKVIKSPSHGKLALINFSDSPESNNNLTGFTNQDIIDKRLMYVHDDSETQYDEIDITATAIKFGEWANSDMGTKPSLSAEIKFNISIQLKNDEKPVRVVDKVFHVVKNGRKLLTLADLCYHDPDIDFDDMQLLYTRRGIPNGDLVFVNKTSQRLYQFKQEDLARKRVLFVHHGANYGRFVLFVTDGKHYTSSLLEVSASDPYIHLANNTGLLIQKGRAETITTANLSITTNQDIRSDHEIAFEIFSSPKYGQVFVNNLSQGTFTQHDLKMGHVTYRHDDSSNLVDKFNFTVYAKRVQLDAEMNIRIYLESHQRPPVIVHNSSLLVEEGKPVKISKGKLLVVHENNLPSEIEFKVMSPPLYGYLRKFTSEEGYFGAEENPVLSFTQQDINDGNIQYVQTSSNQLQDKFSLDVTNGIQAVSGIKIVVDIIPKLIPLEVHNFTVAEGGSITLEEDFLKIANSHFVGLNCEFNVIEAPKYGRISTSQFPGVALTKFTRKQVEQGLILYIHEDSEQLLDSFTIIANSTELWKQSLPQKIYVIITPVNDEAPVVKRNKILRVWVDSVTEITMNDLCTEDKDSIPAELVYSVSPPNNGHLALKSFPNKSILNFTQAHIEEGQLVFVHRGAMSGGFNFQVTDGLNFSPRQIFSITARTLVIRLEKNNGLAVFPGSRKTITSHNLKAVTNDMVEAENRTIFFTVTNSVKLGRLISVNSGNSTQDISSFTQLMVDKGMVIYEHGNKETVDWDTQDYFTFTMSSPPAVLGPQVFHINISYGIKGHGQSSQLLANTGAVVQEGGKVLIDKTNLDGSNLLFKLPEAQRSAFEVWYEVVKLPQHGRIIVGERNITREKPNFSQYIINKFGITYMHDDSETLSDQFIFAVWLNQKGKSTTKPDSDILEELFNITVVPVNDQAPELKTKRLHLNVLQGDTAVIGSENLKVEDLDNTPEEIKYTIISDPPNGYLAFWGHPNESIKDFTQADVDDGRVLFVQDGSSSSGVFYFSVTDGKHRPLYKLFSLEVTLLSVTLVNLTEVVLPQGQNTAAITNIQLSAATNGENTEIMFVVTEPLKSGHLQIGNEQVTTFRQRDIDAGRLSYCMTDLTAVGDTVEFMVFTSDSNLTRQIMNITVQPFVQMVLDLIVPNGITYKLKASDLDTTKLANLTDSIPEFEIIVSPIYGRVLRKPLGSVKAERSAVFTQSDLESGVVFLEAHANMTDVDILNDSFTFILRADNVQPAVGQFHYAIVPHDPSLLQMFASEVPLLTSTNILKSYTMAKNEPHIIPKKDTHTEAPAQTQWHNQNHWVKLKDREKVYSQEVARDKSVWAETTMKTSGKSTEDQSLRSNNQLFIIIPLASVAVLFIVTAIAVCIFLICHKPKKAKPLIAEHPPTALSSPGFSPERSLTVPTVTVTPLLKGTGKATALPFSTLRREPLQPVPVAPVPALRAAEGLLQSSWSKLDPDMIQHCRTTNPTLKRNQYWV
- the LOC121923611 gene encoding chondroitin sulfate proteoglycan 4-like, translating into MALGCPRSPPGLPFPLLLLLLLLLLLLVELPARALAASFYGESYVQLKVAESASTISLKLRFVTSKPDGLLFLAAGKDAYFLVELRSGNLHVRINIGAGEQVLFSRWSSQINDLVWHLVEVHPEGNKITLVIDKKDQVSAKLPGVLPEIKLEHGLYLGGSGNLDAPYLDGVQTNFRGCIDDVIFNSHDILTSLRPSSRFKNIHEVSLSCSDEFFASEEEPINFFSSKSYVSFPLWNVQAGGVLEFMVQTTAQRGLLFYSSGPIGDFVAMEIENGLIKIHIGKGKDRTQLSSLTPVNDNRWHSVELKFSAKYIQLMIEEETVKASLPSQSKLPVLKGSLCIGGVNDAVRAEVQKLGLASVSGRYAEGGSFRGCLRDLKMDSQRKTLKNVLVTKDISVGCKSESDLTPNTSVAAVGTAAPAHDIGTAISKFHGKESHDHFLIVNNLIVPEGGQATLESKHIKVNVEFKKLGIRQSQIVFKIKNQPSHGHLRLNVEPEQEESTFTMLDLWQGRVLYVHDGSEESYDYFTFSISTSSKKEMPPYLKGNKDYMFTITVRPINDAPELILPNGNLFFSLRTL